The segment TGGAGGGTGGGGTAGACCGAGCCGGGGCTGGGCCGCCAGATCCCGTTGGTGCGGGAATCCAGCTCCTGGATGATCTCGTAGCCGTGCATCGGGCGCTCCAGGAGCAGCGCCAGGATCGCCGGCCGCACGTTCTGCCGGGAGCCGCGGCCACCTCGGCGCGGGCCGTGCCGGCCGAACTCGGGCGGCGGGCCGCCCGGGCCGCCGGGGCCGAAGGGGAATCCGGGTGGGAAACCGAAACCGCGTCGGCGGGCCTCGCCGGCCCAGCCACCGCGTCCGTGCCCACGCTCACCATCGTGCATGTACCTCATGACCTTCTCCGTTCTGTTGGCGATAGTTAGACGATATATCGGCGAACAGTCGAGGGCAAGGGTTTCTGGGAACGATGGGTTGCGGTACGTGTCGGGCCGCTCGGATCTGGCAATCTGGTACCTGTGTTGACGGTGCCCATTCGGCAGCTCGGCGAGTCCGAGCGCCCAGCGGTCGAGCGGATTCTGGACGCCGACCCCTATGCGGGCGCCCAGATCGCGGAGCGGGTGGCTTCGCACGGCCTCAACTGGTGGCGTTCCGACGGGCGGATCTACGGCTACGAGCCGGCCCGCCGGGTCGAGTCGATCATCTGGTCCGGCGCGCATCTCGTGCCGGTCGGAGCCACCCCGGCCGCGACCGCCGCCTTCGCCGATCTGCTCGGCTCCGACCCGCGGATCTGTTCGTCGATCATCGGCCGTGCCGAGGCGGTCCTGGACCTGTGGGACCGGCTCGGCGGGCACTGGGGGCCGGCCCGTGACGTGCGGCGCAACCAGCCGCTGCTGGTCACCGACCGTGATCCGCTGGTCCGCCCCGACCCGGACGTGCGCCTCGTCCGCTCCGGCGAGGTCGATCAGCTCTTCCCGGCCGCCGTCGCGATGTACACCGAGGAGGTCGGGGTCTCGCCGTTGCTCGACGACGGCGGGCGCGGCTACCGGCGGCGGATCGCCGAGCTGGTGAAGGGCAAGCGGGCGTATGCGAGGTTCGTCGGCGACCAGGTGATCTTCAAGGCCGAACTGGCGATCATCACCCACCGGACCACGCAGGTGCAGGGCGTCTGGGTGCACCCGGAGTATCGCGGGCACGGCCTGGCCACCGCCGCCATGGCCGCGGTGGTCTCCGACGCCCTGCGCCGGGTCGCACCCACCGTCAGCCTGTACGTCAACGACTACAACAAAGCCGCACGCCGGGTCTACCAGCGGTGCGGCTTCGTCTCAGCAGGCTCGTTCGCGACGGTGCTCTTCTAGCGATTCACCGGTTACAAGGCGAATCGCCGCGGAGCGAAGCGGAGCCAGCAGGCTCAGTGCACGGTGACGGTCGGGCCGGGGAGTAGCTCGCGCAGCTCGTCGGGGAGGTCGGCGCCCATCTCGTCGGCGAGCCGCAGAGCCTCCTCGACCAGCGTCTCCACGATGATCGACTCGGGCACGGTCTTGATCACCTTGCCCTTGACGAAGATCTGACCCTTGCCGTTGCCGGAAGCCACCCCGAGGTCCGCCTCGCGCGCCTCGCCCGGCCCGTTCACCACGCAGCCCATGACGGCCACCCGCAGCGGCACCGGGAAGCCCTCGAGCGCGGCCGTGACCTGCTCGGCGAGCGTGTAGACGTCCACCTGGGCCCGGCCGCAGGACGGGCAGGAGACGATCTCCAGGCCGCGCTCGCGCAGACCCAGCGACTCCAGGATCTG is part of the Actinoplanes sp. NBC_00393 genome and harbors:
- a CDS encoding PadR family transcriptional regulator, whose amino-acid sequence is MRYMHDGERGHGRGGWAGEARRRGFGFPPGFPFGPGGPGGPPPEFGRHGPRRGGRGSRQNVRPAILALLLERPMHGYEIIQELDSRTNGIWRPSPGSVYPTLQMLEDEGLIEATAEGSRKSYQLTADGRPEAEAAAQNPPWAQFGADAMSQVQDFRDAAVGIMSALKQVGFTGTPEQRQKALEVLNETKRKLYAILADGE
- a CDS encoding GNAT family N-acetyltransferase; the protein is MLTVPIRQLGESERPAVERILDADPYAGAQIAERVASHGLNWWRSDGRIYGYEPARRVESIIWSGAHLVPVGATPAATAAFADLLGSDPRICSSIIGRAEAVLDLWDRLGGHWGPARDVRRNQPLLVTDRDPLVRPDPDVRLVRSGEVDQLFPAAVAMYTEEVGVSPLLDDGGRGYRRRIAELVKGKRAYARFVGDQVIFKAELAIITHRTTQVQGVWVHPEYRGHGLATAAMAAVVSDALRRVAPTVSLYVNDYNKAARRVYQRCGFVSAGSFATVLF